A section of the Acidobacterium capsulatum ATCC 51196 genome encodes:
- a CDS encoding VirB3 family type IV secretion system protein, which translates to MQANTTNRRRNRVYKSLHKPLTYLGVERTLFFLVCVTAVGAFNLFNSLLAGIAVFAGGFAFGHWVTNMDPAFLRILARSERYKTRYDPAKHTIPHVEVR; encoded by the coding sequence ATGCAAGCGAACACAACAAACCGCAGACGGAACCGGGTTTACAAGAGTCTGCATAAACCCCTTACGTATCTTGGGGTGGAGCGGACACTGTTTTTCTTGGTCTGCGTGACGGCGGTGGGGGCCTTCAATCTCTTCAACAGCCTGCTGGCCGGAATCGCTGTGTTCGCCGGCGGATTCGCATTCGGCCACTGGGTCACCAACATGGACCCGGCGTTCCTGCGCATTCTTGCTCGCTCCGAGCGGTACAAGACCCGCTACGACCCTGCCAAACACACGATTCCGCATGTGGAGGTGCGGTGA
- a CDS encoding helix-turn-helix domain-containing protein, with translation MASRSVKSRFGSKLRRFREERGYSQEELAERADLHRNYVGGVERGERNIGLENIVKLAKALSVSPKELFADFP, from the coding sequence GTGGCCTCTCGTTCGGTCAAATCCCGCTTCGGCTCCAAGTTACGCAGGTTCCGTGAAGAGCGGGGCTATTCGCAGGAAGAGTTGGCGGAGCGGGCGGATCTGCATCGAAACTACGTCGGTGGTGTGGAGCGCGGCGAGAGGAACATCGGGTTGGAGAATATAGTCAAGTTGGCGAAGGCACTGTCGGTATCGCCGAAGGAACTATTTGCGGATTTTCCGTGA
- a CDS encoding PIN domain-containing protein, with translation MTPKAKRRKRRVVIDTSVLVAGIAGFREPYRKGRNPSADLLHTWAEEDTLLWLYSEEILAEYKHVLRRLRVRPHVIGAVINLIRERAEKIEVRIHESLSPDPNDDPICQCAETGNADFLVTLNLKDFPQKALTAKVIKPGEIL, from the coding sequence TTGACGCCGAAAGCTAAGAGGAGAAAGAGGCGCGTCGTCATAGATACGAGCGTCCTGGTCGCAGGCATCGCTGGGTTCCGAGAGCCCTATCGGAAAGGGCGGAATCCGAGCGCCGACCTACTCCACACATGGGCAGAAGAGGACACCTTACTGTGGCTTTACTCCGAAGAAATTCTGGCGGAATATAAGCACGTTTTACGGCGCTTGCGCGTTCGCCCACACGTTATCGGAGCCGTCATCAACCTGATTCGCGAACGGGCGGAGAAGATTGAGGTTCGGATCCATGAGTCCCTCTCCCCCGATCCGAACGACGATCCCATTTGCCAGTGCGCGGAAACCGGCAACGCAGATTTTCTCGTCACGTTGAATCTTAAGGATTTCCCGCAAAAAGCACTCACTGCGAAAGTCATCAAACCGGGAGAAATCCTGTGA
- a CDS encoding GNAT family N-acetyltransferase, whose protein sequence is MAPLGLSSTQLQPLLDMQYRGRELTYAQAWPSAANLILCLPDGTPAGRLLLHRQPESIRILDLAVLAQYQRRGIGSCALRMVQRSAAEVSTPVHLRVVNDSRARRLYERLGFRPVAGDALSCEMQWLPQEATAPALSSPANAEPADGCAASGIVCKDLLHQITAFLQQIGLRVETGPLPSPGFLPGIQMIRNGLRVDPDALLYPGDLLHEAGHLAVMPPERRNAEKPSSSDPAEEMASIAWSWAAAIHLGIPAEVVFHEHGYRGQASMLAEGFARGQCPGLPMLWWLGLTTQPQPGCPSIFPRMRAWLREKPEISPAAHQDSPAIKPNFTPAVHEAHA, encoded by the coding sequence ATGGCGCCTCTCGGACTCTCGTCCACGCAACTGCAACCGCTGCTCGACATGCAGTACCGTGGCCGCGAGCTGACTTATGCCCAGGCCTGGCCTTCTGCCGCCAATCTCATCCTCTGCCTGCCAGACGGCACGCCCGCCGGCCGGTTGCTTCTCCATCGTCAGCCAGAGAGCATTCGCATCCTTGATCTCGCGGTTCTCGCGCAGTACCAGCGGCGAGGCATCGGCAGTTGCGCTCTGCGCATGGTGCAGCGGTCGGCTGCGGAAGTCTCCACGCCGGTTCACCTGCGTGTCGTCAATGACAGCCGGGCCCGGCGTCTGTATGAGCGGCTGGGCTTCCGGCCGGTGGCGGGCGACGCGCTCTCCTGCGAAATGCAGTGGCTGCCACAAGAGGCTACGGCCCCGGCGCTTTCATCGCCGGCGAACGCCGAGCCCGCGGACGGTTGCGCGGCATCCGGCATCGTGTGCAAAGACCTGCTGCACCAAATCACCGCCTTCCTTCAGCAGATCGGACTGCGAGTGGAAACCGGCCCGCTGCCTTCACCGGGTTTCCTGCCCGGCATTCAGATGATCCGCAACGGATTGCGCGTGGACCCGGACGCATTGCTTTATCCCGGAGATCTGCTGCACGAGGCCGGGCATCTGGCCGTGATGCCTCCGGAAAGAAGAAATGCGGAGAAACCCTCCTCGTCGGATCCCGCCGAAGAAATGGCCTCGATCGCATGGTCCTGGGCCGCGGCTATCCACCTTGGCATTCCGGCTGAGGTTGTCTTTCACGAGCATGGCTATCGCGGCCAGGCAAGCATGCTTGCCGAGGGCTTTGCGCGTGGCCAATGCCCCGGTCTGCCCATGTTGTGGTGGCTTGGCCTGACCACGCAGCCACAACCCGGCTGTCCATCCATTTTTCCGCGCATGCGGGCATGGCTGCGGGAAAAGCCCGAAATCTCGCCCGCGGCACACCAGGATTCCCCAGCGATCAAACCCAATTTCACACCCGCGGTTCACGAGGCGCACGCATGA
- a CDS encoding VirB4 family type IV secretion system protein — protein sequence MLRFDKIIKPWRDAAAFGDYLNLYGFWNETAFLTKSGDPGMVLRVTGVDYESLDYGEQEYAVKRLEAALKNFGPGFHVYQYLFKTNKPEIPFAEYDDAIVQAGQERRREHFLKKADHLFEIEIYYAILLEGARSKTGFSTAFERLSHDPAGGLDELKAQFSNRSMKVLLRSQIERDLAWLEQRVQTFVRQLADFARIEVLDYKGQFRFFRRLVNYDDWRIAGEPGHSQFLCDQVVNSLLEPERDHLRVGDDYVRILTMKEAIGETRPLALDALLKIPANFMAISEWMPLPAEAARKEVNKRRRHFNISKTGFVSQLSNDPAKTNPRDVLVDESKQADIENLGDCLRALGDGRQLGEFSLTIVLYGKDRQAVDSLVGEFASVFTNADGTLFAETYNQLNAYFAIVPGNYAFNLRRLYLLNTNYADLSFLFTILPGEKVNSYLGAEYLAVMETDNQTPYFLNLHCGEVAHTLILGMTGSGKSYLCSFLLQNAQKYNPFTFIFDIGGGFEALTHIFGGSYLNVGREERDFTINPFSLAPTRENQQFLFSLLRVLIEGDNQRYKLDFREEIKLWNGIERIYMLEPGQRTLSNLSSIVGELKDRLYRWTRAGQYGFLFDNPNDTLSFTNFQTFNFRGWGDAPELLEPLLFYILHRASQEICDPRRLATFKTFLMDEAWLFMRNQVIRDYIMQAQKMWRKHNAAMILATQSIKELQESGMLHIVAESCPTKIFLANPEMDRAVYAEAFHLNNTELDLIASLVPPGQMLIRKAQSSKKVHLNVDSVTHWMAVNSANENLLRREYFTRYGISEGLRRLADEHPFESHQQTHTSKPNSKGAAA from the coding sequence ATGCTGCGCTTCGACAAGATCATCAAGCCGTGGAGGGATGCCGCCGCCTTCGGCGACTACTTGAACCTGTATGGCTTCTGGAACGAAACAGCGTTTCTGACCAAGAGCGGCGATCCTGGCATGGTGCTGAGGGTCACGGGCGTCGATTACGAGAGCCTCGACTACGGCGAGCAGGAATACGCGGTGAAGCGCCTCGAAGCTGCGCTCAAGAACTTCGGGCCAGGATTCCACGTCTACCAATATCTATTCAAGACGAACAAGCCGGAAATTCCGTTCGCGGAGTACGACGACGCCATCGTGCAGGCGGGCCAGGAGCGCCGTCGCGAGCATTTCCTGAAGAAAGCAGATCATCTATTCGAGATCGAGATTTATTACGCGATCCTGCTGGAAGGCGCGCGGTCGAAAACCGGCTTCAGCACCGCTTTCGAGCGTCTTTCCCATGATCCGGCGGGTGGCCTGGATGAGCTGAAGGCGCAGTTCTCGAACCGCAGCATGAAGGTTCTGCTGCGGTCGCAGATTGAGCGCGATCTGGCCTGGCTTGAGCAGCGCGTACAGACGTTCGTCCGCCAGCTTGCCGACTTCGCGCGGATAGAAGTGCTCGATTACAAGGGCCAGTTCCGATTCTTCAGGCGGCTGGTTAACTACGACGACTGGCGAATTGCAGGAGAGCCGGGACACTCTCAGTTCCTCTGCGATCAAGTCGTGAACTCGCTGCTCGAACCGGAACGCGACCACCTCCGCGTCGGCGACGACTACGTCCGCATCCTGACCATGAAGGAGGCCATCGGCGAAACACGGCCTCTGGCGCTTGATGCGCTGCTGAAGATTCCCGCCAACTTCATGGCGATCTCCGAATGGATGCCACTGCCTGCGGAAGCGGCGCGCAAAGAAGTGAACAAGCGCCGCAGGCACTTCAATATCTCGAAGACCGGTTTCGTCTCGCAGCTCAGCAACGACCCAGCGAAGACAAACCCGCGCGATGTGCTGGTGGACGAATCGAAGCAGGCGGACATTGAGAACCTGGGTGACTGTCTACGCGCGCTCGGCGACGGACGGCAGCTCGGCGAATTTTCGCTGACCATCGTGCTCTACGGCAAAGACCGGCAGGCAGTCGATTCACTTGTGGGCGAGTTCGCGAGCGTTTTCACCAATGCCGACGGAACGCTCTTTGCCGAAACGTATAACCAGCTCAACGCCTACTTTGCCATCGTACCCGGCAATTATGCTTTCAATCTCCGCCGGCTGTATTTGCTGAACACCAATTATGCCGATCTGAGTTTCCTGTTCACGATCCTGCCTGGCGAAAAGGTGAATTCATATCTGGGTGCCGAATACCTCGCTGTCATGGAGACCGACAATCAGACGCCTTACTTTCTGAATCTGCACTGCGGGGAGGTGGCCCACACCCTCATTCTTGGTATGACGGGCAGTGGGAAATCATATTTGTGCTCGTTTCTGCTCCAGAACGCACAAAAGTACAATCCGTTCACATTCATCTTCGATATCGGCGGAGGATTTGAGGCTCTGACCCACATCTTCGGCGGCAGCTATCTGAATGTTGGGCGCGAGGAGCGCGATTTCACCATCAATCCATTTTCACTGGCTCCGACCCGAGAGAATCAACAGTTTCTCTTCAGCCTGTTGCGCGTGCTTATTGAAGGGGATAACCAGCGATACAAGCTGGATTTTAGGGAAGAGATCAAGCTCTGGAACGGCATTGAGCGAATCTACATGCTGGAGCCGGGCCAGCGGACCCTTTCCAACCTCTCCAGCATTGTCGGAGAACTGAAAGACCGGCTCTACCGGTGGACCCGGGCAGGGCAGTATGGATTCCTCTTCGACAATCCAAACGACACCCTTTCCTTTACGAACTTCCAGACGTTCAACTTTCGTGGATGGGGCGATGCGCCGGAACTGCTGGAGCCGCTGCTGTTTTACATCTTGCACCGAGCCTCTCAGGAAATCTGCGATCCACGGCGGCTCGCCACCTTCAAGACCTTTCTCATGGACGAGGCGTGGCTCTTCATGCGCAACCAAGTCATCCGCGACTACATTATGCAGGCCCAGAAGATGTGGCGGAAGCACAATGCCGCGATGATCCTTGCCACGCAGTCGATCAAGGAATTACAGGAATCGGGGATGTTGCACATCGTCGCCGAAAGCTGCCCCACCAAAATATTCCTGGCCAACCCGGAGATGGACCGCGCGGTCTACGCTGAGGCATTCCATCTGAATAATACGGAACTCGACCTGATCGCGAGTCTCGTTCCGCCCGGCCAAATGCTGATCCGGAAAGCGCAGTCCAGCAAGAAGGTCCACCTTAATGTGGATTCGGTTACGCATTGGATGGCTGTGAACAGCGCCAATGAAAACCTGCTGCGGCGTGAATATTTCACGCGTTACGGAATCTCTGAAGGTTTACGGCGTCTTGCCGACGAACATCCCTTTGAGTCCCACCAACAAACCCACACATCCAAACCGAATTCCAAAGGAGCCGCTGCATGA
- a CDS encoding TrbC/VirB2 family protein, with amino-acid sequence MNPISSSTAHCCHRWLRWLRRIRESVTLFSLLVLFPTLAAAQTASPFDTGFNALQNLFTGTIARVASLIAIVIGGYSFAHGEPGAKRTLAGVVAGTGIAVLAANVLSWLWGV; translated from the coding sequence ATGAACCCCATTTCCTCTTCTACCGCGCACTGTTGCCATCGTTGGCTCAGGTGGCTGCGCCGAATCCGCGAATCCGTCACGCTTTTCTCTCTGCTCGTCTTGTTCCCGACCTTGGCGGCTGCCCAAACCGCCTCGCCGTTTGATACGGGATTCAATGCCCTGCAAAACCTCTTCACAGGAACGATTGCCCGAGTGGCCAGCCTGATCGCCATTGTGATTGGCGGCTATAGTTTCGCTCACGGAGAGCCCGGTGCGAAGCGCACACTGGCGGGCGTAGTGGCTGGAACGGGCATCGCCGTACTCGCCGCCAACGTACTGAGCTGGCTTTGGGGAGTTTGA
- a CDS encoding Ig-like domain repeat protein, producing the protein MTRPLRKRDGKLSCWLTACLALTLAWPASLYGQAILRVTPGTSTATVAGTGSAGYSGNGGAATSAAFASPSAVAYDGSGNLYIADTNNNVIREVSTTGVVTTIAGNGEEGYSGDGAAATSAMLDTPTGIAVDSNGNIYIADSHNNRIREVSNGIINTVAGNGTAGYSGDGAAATSAMLDDPTAVAVDASGNIYIADTGNQRIRNVAAGTIHTVAGNGEEGYSGDGAAAASAELDTPTGIAVDSSGNIYIADSHNNRIREVSGGVINTVAGSGAVTFPGSYSGDGGSATAATLAKPTGVALDAAGHVYIADTNNERLREIANGVIATVAGNGQQGYSGDGAAATSAALNDPRNASVNASGSVAVADTLNERVRGLTPPTLTYASQPIGIASSPQYITIANAGSGTLAIQSLNITGDFATASSGTCPALPIALAANASCTQAIVFQPAHTGSQQGSITVGGSSLVPQTILLSGSATISSATPQLTSSLNPSIYGKAVTFTATVAAGTQPTPTGSITFSDGGSPLQTVTMTGGSASYTTALLAAGSHSITAAYSGDTAWKPATSTALTQTVQQVAPTIDLRSSSASILLDNPVTFTATVASGNGAPGGTVIFLDGATALGSVPINAGQASLTVNSLATGAHSITAIYSGDTNFTSVTSSVVAVQVSDFNLNISSSTTSVTSATVTPGGTATYQLSLSPVGKPTFPTAVTLSASGLPAGATATFSPAVIPAGAGTTQVTLTIQVPKTLAALRAPALPHGTAPTYLGLLLLPPVFGVRRRTMRSASGRRKALRRQRVLVGLLALTALASMIGCGYQSGYFGQQQKTYTITITGTSGALSHSTSVQLTVE; encoded by the coding sequence TTGACACGTCCGCTCCGCAAAAGAGATGGCAAGCTCTCCTGCTGGCTCACGGCCTGTCTCGCGCTTACCTTGGCGTGGCCTGCGTCGCTTTATGGTCAGGCCATCTTGCGGGTCACTCCCGGTACTTCCACCGCGACGGTGGCCGGCACCGGCTCCGCTGGTTACTCCGGCAACGGCGGAGCTGCCACCAGCGCGGCTTTTGCCTCGCCCAGCGCGGTCGCATACGACGGCAGCGGCAACCTCTACATCGCAGACACCAACAACAATGTGATTCGCGAGGTCTCCACCACAGGCGTGGTCACCACCATCGCGGGCAACGGCGAAGAGGGCTATAGCGGCGATGGAGCCGCCGCCACCAGTGCCATGCTCGACACGCCCACCGGCATCGCCGTCGATTCCAACGGCAACATTTACATCGCGGATTCGCACAACAACCGCATTCGCGAAGTCAGCAACGGCATCATCAACACAGTTGCAGGCAACGGGACCGCAGGCTATAGCGGCGATGGAGCCGCCGCCACCAGCGCCATGCTCGACGATCCCACCGCCGTGGCCGTCGACGCCAGCGGCAACATTTACATCGCCGACACAGGCAATCAACGCATTCGCAATGTCGCGGCCGGAACCATCCATACGGTTGCGGGCAATGGCGAAGAGGGCTACAGCGGCGATGGAGCCGCCGCCGCCAGCGCCGAGCTCGACACGCCCACTGGCATCGCCGTGGATTCCAGCGGCAACATTTACATCGCGGATTCGCACAACAACCGCATTCGCGAGGTCAGCGGCGGCGTCATCAACACCGTCGCAGGCAGCGGAGCCGTCACCTTCCCGGGCAGCTACTCCGGCGATGGAGGCAGCGCTACCGCCGCTACCCTGGCCAAGCCCACCGGCGTGGCTCTGGACGCCGCGGGCCACGTCTACATTGCCGATACCAACAATGAGCGGCTGCGCGAAATCGCCAACGGCGTCATCGCGACGGTCGCGGGCAATGGCCAGCAGGGCTACAGCGGCGATGGAGCCGCTGCCACTTCGGCGGCTTTGAATGACCCTCGCAACGCAAGCGTCAACGCCAGCGGAAGTGTCGCTGTAGCAGACACGCTCAACGAGCGGGTGCGCGGCCTCACCCCGCCCACGCTCACCTATGCATCGCAGCCCATAGGCATCGCCAGCTCGCCCCAGTACATCACGATCGCCAACGCTGGCAGCGGCACGCTTGCCATCCAGTCACTGAACATCACCGGCGACTTTGCAACCGCCAGCAGCGGCACCTGTCCGGCTCTGCCCATTGCTCTCGCCGCAAACGCAAGCTGTACCCAGGCCATCGTCTTTCAACCGGCGCATACGGGCAGCCAGCAGGGCAGCATCACCGTTGGTGGCAGCTCGCTCGTGCCACAGACGATTCTGCTGAGTGGCAGCGCTACCATTTCCTCGGCGACACCCCAGCTCACCTCTTCGCTCAACCCTTCCATCTACGGCAAAGCGGTGACCTTCACCGCGACCGTGGCCGCCGGCACGCAGCCCACTCCCACCGGCAGCATCACGTTCTCAGATGGCGGAAGCCCGCTGCAGACCGTCACCATGACCGGCGGTTCCGCCAGTTATACAACGGCCCTGCTGGCGGCCGGTTCGCACTCCATCACCGCAGCCTATAGCGGAGACACTGCCTGGAAGCCCGCGACCTCCACCGCCTTGACGCAAACCGTACAGCAAGTCGCCCCGACGATTGACCTCAGATCTTCCTCCGCGTCCATATTGCTCGACAATCCGGTGACCTTCACGGCAACGGTAGCTTCCGGCAACGGCGCGCCCGGCGGCACGGTGATCTTCCTGGACGGTGCGACAGCACTCGGCAGCGTTCCCATCAACGCCGGGCAGGCATCGCTGACGGTCAACTCGCTCGCCACCGGCGCGCATTCCATCACCGCCATCTATAGCGGCGATACCAACTTTACTTCCGTCACCAGCAGTGTGGTAGCAGTCCAGGTTTCCGACTTCAATCTGAACATCTCCTCCTCCACCACCTCGGTCACCTCTGCCACCGTAACGCCAGGCGGTACGGCAACGTATCAACTGTCCCTCAGCCCGGTCGGCAAACCCACATTCCCCACCGCCGTCACCTTGAGCGCCAGCGGTCTGCCTGCCGGAGCAACGGCCACATTCAGCCCGGCAGTCATCCCAGCAGGAGCAGGCACCACACAAGTCACCCTCACCATCCAGGTGCCCAAAACGTTGGCAGCGCTGCGTGCGCCTGCACTTCCGCACGGCACGGCTCCCACCTATCTGGGGCTGCTGCTGTTGCCGCCGGTTTTCGGCGTTCGCCGCCGGACGATGCGCAGCGCCTCCGGTCGCCGCAAGGCGTTGCGCCGGCAAAGAGTGCTGGTTGGCCTGCTGGCCCTGACAGCTCTGGCCAGCATGATCGGCTGCGGATACCAGAGCGGCTACTTCGGGCAGCAGCAGAAGACCTACACCATCACCATCACCGGCACCTCGGGAGCTCTGTCTCACTCCACCAGCGTGCAACTCACCGTGGAATAA
- a CDS encoding TrbG/VirB9 family P-type conjugative transfer protein, with amino-acid sequence MKRILIFAAGFVLALSSATAHAQDFSARTVQYHSQDIVPIHAKLRYTTLIELPPTEKIMEAAVGDKDFWIVNVVGNLCFVHPAKAGIKSDLNLITDKGNIYSFTLQEVSGTKLKPDLKVIIHPAGRSSIIAADGPPQFVPAAQLKQAKEEVTALESHITQTIDQYKAAYPLSLKFDYKFRANASPFDIEAIYHDKRFTYIKTDAPEKFSVYDLRDGKPNLVTYQLEKGTYIIPEVMDSGYVQFGKKRMNFSRKG; translated from the coding sequence ATGAAACGCATACTCATCTTCGCCGCTGGATTCGTTCTGGCTCTTTCTTCCGCCACCGCGCATGCCCAGGATTTCTCGGCGCGAACCGTTCAATACCACTCACAGGACATTGTTCCGATTCACGCCAAGCTCAGATATACGACTCTGATCGAGCTGCCGCCGACCGAGAAGATCATGGAGGCAGCGGTGGGAGACAAGGATTTCTGGATTGTGAACGTGGTGGGTAATCTCTGTTTTGTTCATCCCGCGAAAGCCGGAATCAAATCGGACCTGAATCTCATTACGGACAAGGGAAATATCTATTCCTTCACGCTCCAGGAGGTATCGGGGACGAAGCTCAAGCCGGACTTAAAGGTCATCATTCACCCCGCCGGTCGCTCGTCGATCATAGCCGCCGACGGCCCTCCGCAGTTTGTGCCGGCGGCGCAACTGAAGCAGGCCAAGGAAGAGGTAACGGCACTTGAATCCCACATCACCCAAACCATCGACCAGTACAAAGCGGCCTATCCGCTGTCTCTGAAGTTCGACTACAAATTCCGCGCCAATGCGTCCCCGTTTGACATCGAAGCCATCTACCACGACAAGCGATTCACCTATATCAAGACCGACGCGCCGGAGAAATTCTCCGTCTACGACCTGCGTGACGGAAAACCCAATCTTGTGACGTATCAGCTTGAGAAGGGAACCTACATTATTCCCGAGGTGATGGATTCGGGTTATGTCCAGTTCGGTAAGAAGCGAATGAACTTCTCGCGGAAAGGATGA
- a CDS encoding DNRLRE domain-containing protein produces MPSRLFSRLLCAMMALTLFTPALHATQVALTGDASIDSSRPATNFGSLSNLYVNGTSTTLVRFSLGNLPAGTTASQVESATLFVFVNRVNASGAVMVAPVNSSWTESGVTYSSQPAYGAAIGTFAADTAGEYVAVDVTSQVQSWISTPAANFGLALSSPSADIVLDSKENDQTAHPPLLDVTLVNQGPQGPAGPAGATGATGPPLTFQGAWSSSTAYALGDAVSFNGSSYIALTGNLNVSPPSDGTVWALLAQEGATGPTGAQGIQGLQGIPGPTGAQGATGVTGSQGLPGATGATGVTGATGATGVTGATGVTGATGATGATGLTGATGVTGATGPTGTTGPQGVTGSTGATGATGATGVTGTTGVTGATGDTGVTGATGVTGATGATGATGATSNFTWVGSIGNATDTATYYLPPSGNVQVPNSNTESEPGAGDVYVPFSCTVSALLVRGQEVNASALATDSSTFTVRHNGLDTAMHCTVNNSSAVDGAAATCSDTADTFSVTAGDLLEFKYSQTSNAPIINYSTMLVCQ; encoded by the coding sequence ATGCCGTCACGCCTTTTTTCCCGTCTTCTCTGCGCCATGATGGCGCTGACGCTGTTTACGCCCGCGCTGCATGCCACGCAGGTTGCGCTCACAGGCGACGCATCGATCGACTCCAGCCGTCCCGCAACAAATTTTGGTTCGTTGAGCAATCTCTACGTCAACGGCACCAGCACCACTCTGGTCCGGTTCAGTCTCGGCAATCTGCCCGCGGGCACCACAGCTTCCCAGGTGGAAAGCGCTACGCTCTTTGTCTTCGTCAACCGGGTCAATGCCTCTGGAGCTGTGATGGTCGCGCCCGTCAACTCCAGTTGGACGGAGTCGGGCGTGACTTACAGCAGCCAGCCGGCATATGGAGCAGCGATCGGCACATTTGCCGCCGACACAGCGGGCGAATACGTCGCTGTGGACGTGACCTCCCAGGTGCAGTCCTGGATCAGCACTCCAGCCGCGAATTTTGGGCTCGCGCTGAGCTCTCCCAGCGCCGACATCGTGCTCGACAGCAAAGAGAATGACCAGACCGCCCATCCGCCGCTGCTCGATGTAACGCTGGTCAATCAAGGGCCGCAGGGACCGGCGGGGCCGGCCGGAGCCACCGGAGCCACGGGACCACCGCTCACTTTTCAAGGAGCCTGGAGCAGCAGCACGGCCTATGCGCTCGGGGATGCGGTGAGCTTCAACGGCAGCAGTTATATCGCCTTGACAGGGAATCTTAATGTGTCCCCACCCTCGGATGGGACAGTCTGGGCTCTACTGGCGCAGGAGGGAGCCACCGGCCCAACAGGCGCTCAGGGCATTCAGGGGCTTCAAGGAATTCCGGGCCCGACCGGCGCTCAGGGAGCCACGGGCGTGACCGGTTCTCAGGGACTCCCTGGAGCGACCGGCGCAACTGGCGTGACGGGCGCAACAGGTGCCACCGGGGTTACCGGCGCGACGGGAGTCACAGGTGCAACAGGGGCAACCGGGGCTACAGGGCTTACCGGCGCAACCGGAGTAACAGGCGCGACAGGACCAACCGGAACCACAGGCCCACAGGGAGTCACAGGGTCCACCGGCGCGACTGGTGCCACGGGCGCCACCGGGGTTACCGGCACGACAGGCGTGACGGGCGCAACCGGAGACACCGGGGTTACCGGCGCGACAGGAGTCACGGGCGCAACCGGGGCAACAGGGGCCACCGGAGCCACCTCAAACTTCACCTGGGTGGGCAGTATTGGCAATGCAACGGACACTGCGACGTACTACCTTCCTCCAAGCGGAAACGTGCAGGTTCCTAATAGCAACACGGAAAGCGAGCCTGGTGCGGGAGATGTCTACGTGCCATTCTCGTGCACGGTCTCGGCCCTGCTGGTGCGTGGGCAGGAAGTGAACGCCAGTGCGTTGGCCACCGACTCCTCGACTTTCACGGTGCGGCACAACGGCCTCGATACCGCAATGCATTGCACCGTGAACAATTCCAGCGCGGTGGATGGCGCCGCGGCGACCTGCTCGGATACGGCGGATACATTCAGCGTGACCGCGGGCGATCTACTCGAGTTCAAGTACAGCCAGACGAGTAATGCCCCGATCATCAACTACAGCACCATGCTTGTCTGCCAATGA
- a CDS encoding phage tail protein has protein sequence MGDGYLGEIRMVAFNFAPQYWAFCNGQTLSIASNNALFALLGTFYGGDGISTFKLPDFRGRMPLAFGQGPNLPVYEIGENGGQPTMQLSQAQLPSHTHLAQFQPSGGGGTPTVSVTVNGSSAHGNSGSATGNYIAGMTDVNRSAGQLFVNNPEASTLGAIAGVSATISGVPSGGGTVTNAVAGQGQAFSIEPPYLSVNFVICTQGIYPSRS, from the coding sequence ATGGGTGATGGTTATCTCGGAGAAATTCGCATGGTTGCATTCAACTTTGCGCCGCAATACTGGGCGTTTTGCAACGGGCAGACCTTATCGATAGCTTCCAACAACGCTCTGTTCGCTCTGCTCGGAACTTTCTATGGCGGCGACGGTATCTCGACCTTCAAGCTTCCGGATTTCCGTGGACGCATGCCCCTTGCCTTCGGGCAGGGGCCTAACCTGCCGGTCTATGAAATTGGAGAAAATGGCGGCCAACCGACTATGCAACTGTCACAAGCACAATTGCCGTCCCATACGCATCTGGCCCAGTTCCAGCCCTCCGGCGGAGGAGGAACCCCGACCGTCAGCGTGACCGTGAACGGCAGCAGCGCGCACGGCAACTCCGGCTCCGCAACTGGCAACTACATTGCTGGAATGACAGACGTTAACCGGTCGGCCGGTCAGTTATTTGTCAACAATCCCGAGGCATCCACGCTGGGGGCCATTGCCGGGGTCTCAGCCACCATCAGCGGCGTACCCAGCGGTGGAGGAACGGTCACAAACGCAGTGGCCGGCCAGGGGCAAGCCTTCAGCATTGAACCTCCCTATCTTTCCGTAAACTTTGTCATTTGCACGCAGGGAATCTATCCCTCCAGAAGCTAA